One genomic window of Streptomyces spiramyceticus includes the following:
- a CDS encoding TlrC/CarA/OleB/SrmB family ABC-F type ribosomal protection protein — protein sequence MSIAQFALHDVIKRYHDCVVLDRVGFSIKPGEKVGVIGDNGSGKSTLLKVLAGREQPDNGMLTVVAPGGIGYLAQTLELPLDATVQDAVDLALSDLRELEASMHEVEAELTERDEDGSERELSALLQRYAGLVEQYQARGGYEADVRVEVALHGLGLPSLDRDRKLGTLSGGERSRLALAATLASAPELLLLDEPTNDLDDRAMEWLENHLQGHRGTVIAVTHDRVFLDRLTTTILEVDSGRVTRYGNGYEGYLTAKAVERERRLREYEEWRAELERNQGLITSNVARMDNIPRKMSLSVFGHGAYRRRGRDHGAMVRIRNAKQRVAQLTENPALAPADPLSFAARIDTAGPEAEEAVAELTDVRVADRLDVDSLKIRPGERLLITGPNGAGKSTLLRVLSGELAPDSGSVRVGCRVGHLRQDETPWSPELTVLRAFAHGREGYLEDHAEKLLSLGLFSPSDLRRRVKDLSYGQRRRIEIARLVSDPMDLLLLDEPTNHLTPVLVEELEQALVDYRGAVVVVTHDRRMRSRFTGARLAMDHGCIAEFSAG from the coding sequence GTGTCGATTGCGCAATTCGCCCTGCATGACGTCATCAAGCGCTACCACGACTGTGTCGTACTCGACCGGGTCGGCTTCAGCATCAAGCCGGGCGAGAAGGTCGGCGTGATCGGCGACAACGGTTCCGGCAAGTCCACACTGCTCAAGGTCCTCGCCGGGCGCGAGCAGCCCGACAACGGCATGCTCACCGTGGTCGCCCCCGGCGGCATCGGCTATCTGGCACAGACGTTGGAACTGCCGCTCGACGCCACCGTCCAAGACGCCGTCGATCTGGCCCTGTCCGACCTGCGCGAGCTCGAAGCGTCGATGCACGAGGTCGAGGCGGAACTGACCGAGCGCGACGAGGACGGTTCCGAACGGGAGCTGTCCGCCCTCCTCCAGCGCTACGCCGGTCTGGTCGAGCAGTACCAGGCCCGTGGCGGTTACGAGGCCGACGTACGCGTGGAGGTCGCGCTGCACGGCCTCGGACTGCCGAGCCTGGACCGCGACCGGAAGCTCGGAACCCTCTCCGGCGGCGAGCGCTCCCGCCTCGCCCTCGCGGCGACCCTGGCCTCGGCGCCCGAACTGTTGCTGCTGGACGAGCCGACCAACGACCTCGACGACCGGGCGATGGAATGGCTGGAGAACCACCTGCAGGGCCACCGCGGCACGGTGATCGCGGTCACCCACGACCGGGTGTTCCTGGACCGGCTCACCACCACGATCCTGGAGGTCGACTCCGGCCGCGTCACCCGCTACGGCAACGGTTACGAGGGTTATCTGACGGCCAAGGCCGTGGAACGCGAGCGGCGGCTGCGGGAGTACGAGGAATGGCGTGCCGAACTTGAGCGCAACCAGGGGCTGATCACCTCCAACGTGGCGCGGATGGACAACATCCCGCGCAAGATGTCCCTCTCCGTGTTCGGCCACGGCGCCTACCGCAGGCGCGGACGCGACCACGGCGCGATGGTGCGGATCCGCAACGCCAAGCAACGCGTGGCGCAGCTGACCGAGAACCCGGCCCTGGCCCCCGCGGACCCGCTGTCCTTCGCCGCCCGCATCGACACCGCGGGCCCGGAGGCGGAGGAGGCGGTGGCCGAACTCACCGACGTGCGGGTCGCGGACCGGCTCGACGTCGACTCCCTGAAGATCCGGCCCGGCGAGCGGCTGCTGATCACCGGACCCAACGGTGCGGGCAAGTCCACCTTGCTGCGGGTGCTCTCCGGGGAACTGGCGCCGGACAGCGGCTCGGTGCGCGTCGGCTGCCGAGTCGGGCACCTGCGGCAGGACGAGACGCCCTGGTCGCCCGAGCTCACGGTGCTGCGGGCCTTCGCCCACGGCCGGGAGGGCTACCTGGAGGACCACGCGGAGAAACTGCTCTCGTTGGGCCTGTTCAGCCCGTCCGACCTGCGGCGACGGGTGAAGGACCTGTCGTACGGGCAGCGCCGCCGGATCGAGATCGCCCGGCTGGTGAGCGACCCGATGGACCTGCTGCTACTGGACGAACCCACCAACCACCTCACCCCGGTGCTGGTCGAGGAACTGGAGCAGGCACTCGTGGACTACCGGGGCGCCGTGGTCGTCGTCACCCACGACCGCCGGATGCGGTCCCGGTTCACCGGGGCCCGGCTTGCCATGGACCACGGGTGCATCGCCGAGTTCAGCGCAGGCTGA
- a CDS encoding sugar 3,4-ketoisomerase: protein MNGCQVAVGAVVRPRNFARLRAPSCGKGEASVNFRRRYGNSCPPVRCAGSGRRFRQRRPLCHVRLADCLGASYVPLTSTGSDAGSRTPDRVHRSTRATSSLRSTCPSASTGTEPEGSVPGPGPSRAGRGPHDRPIRSAAIAENTAEPPARRVGRIKPCRLIRLEQHIDPRGSLSVVESGVTVDFPVQRVYYMHGQTQSSPPRGLHAHRTLEQLVIAVHGAFSITLDDGFQHATYRLDEPGAGLCIGPMVWRVLKDFAPDTVALVLASQHYEESDYYRDYDTFLHDARSLT, encoded by the coding sequence ATGAACGGATGTCAGGTCGCGGTCGGCGCTGTCGTCCGGCCAAGGAACTTCGCGCGCCTTCGCGCGCCTTCGTGCGGAAAAGGCGAGGCGTCCGTCAACTTCCGCCGACGGTACGGAAATTCGTGTCCACCGGTGCGGTGCGCCGGGTCCGGGCGCCGCTTCCGACAGAGGCGCCCACTGTGTCACGTCCGTCTTGCCGACTGCCTCGGTGCTTCGTATGTTCCGCTGACGTCGACGGGCTCGGATGCCGGAAGCCGAACGCCGGATCGAGTTCACCGTTCTACGAGGGCGACCAGCTCACTCCGAAGTACCTGCCCGTCCGCGTCGACTGGAACTGAACCCGAGGGTTCCGTCCCCGGGCCAGGGCCGTCCCGAGCCGGCCGTGGACCTCACGACCGCCCGATAAGGAGCGCCGCCATCGCCGAGAACACAGCCGAGCCTCCCGCCCGGCGGGTCGGCAGGATCAAGCCGTGCCGGCTGATCAGGCTCGAGCAGCACATCGACCCGCGCGGCAGCCTGTCCGTGGTCGAGTCCGGCGTGACCGTGGACTTCCCCGTCCAACGCGTCTACTACATGCACGGCCAGACCCAGTCCTCACCCCCACGCGGCCTGCACGCACACCGCACCCTGGAACAACTCGTCATCGCCGTCCACGGCGCCTTCTCCATCACCCTCGACGACGGCTTCCAGCACGCCACCTACCGCCTCGACGAACCCGGAGCCGGACTCTGCATCGGCCCCATGGTCTGGCGCGTCCTCAAAGACTTCGCCCCCGACACCGTCGCCCTCGTCCTCGCCTCACAGCACTACGAAGAATCCGACTACTACCGCGACTACGACACCTTCCTGCACGACGCACGGAGCCTCACATGA
- a CDS encoding helix-turn-helix domain-containing protein — protein MARAERAGADEERMRRLERFNRLALTAQSMIEYRRDREAELAALVDAAHEFVAAQQYKDLLESVARRARLLLKLDVAYVSLHQEDLHHEDRPGTVVLSADGNAVKVADSYRLPADGGLGGMVRTCHAPFWTPDYLGDSSFVHVETVDDIVRAEGLRAVLAVPLCVGDDSVGVLYVADRQVRHLTPNEVTLLCSLADLAAVAIERIRLVEELRDTIGRLREDVGEARAALAGTRRSADLQSHLITQVLERRGADALLAAAAESLGGGTSLCSPLGRPLAEYGNLRPVAPADLRAACRRAAETGRPTPVAPGYWTVPLYPGEYNAGFLLTDVGPEADHTVVPLLPMVARTLALHLRIQRNDSTKAQSHQDFFDDLVGAPRSPALLRERALLFSLSFRRPHVVLVASGPHGASARLESSGADYAKELGGLCSVRDGAVVLLLPGDDPVAVAQTAAPELTDRVGHPVTVGAAGPASTVDGISDAHREAAQCLETLRALGGDGGTACASDLGFLGMLLAEENDVPGYIKTTIGPVIDYDTHRFTDLIPTLRVYLESGRSPTRAAETLRVHPNTVSRRLERIGQLLGEDWQGPERVLDIQLALRLYQVRSALSSRSASASLPPRPAPASRTVLGSQRE, from the coding sequence ATGGCGCGCGCGGAACGCGCGGGCGCCGACGAGGAACGGATGCGTCGGCTGGAGCGCTTCAACCGGCTCGCCCTCACCGCGCAGTCGATGATCGAGTACCGCCGCGACCGGGAGGCGGAGCTCGCGGCGCTGGTCGACGCCGCGCACGAGTTCGTCGCCGCCCAGCAGTACAAGGACCTGCTCGAATCCGTCGCCCGCAGAGCACGGCTGCTGCTCAAGCTGGATGTCGCCTACGTCAGTCTGCACCAGGAGGACCTGCACCACGAGGACCGGCCCGGCACGGTGGTGCTGAGCGCCGACGGCAACGCGGTCAAGGTCGCCGACAGCTACCGGCTGCCGGCCGACGGCGGGCTGGGCGGCATGGTGCGCACCTGCCACGCTCCCTTCTGGACCCCCGACTACCTCGGGGACAGCAGCTTCGTGCACGTCGAGACCGTCGACGACATCGTCCGCGCGGAAGGGCTGCGCGCGGTCCTGGCCGTTCCGCTGTGCGTCGGCGACGACTCGGTGGGGGTGCTCTACGTCGCCGATCGCCAGGTCCGGCACCTGACCCCCAACGAGGTCACCCTGCTGTGTTCGCTCGCCGATCTGGCCGCCGTCGCGATCGAGCGTATCCGGCTGGTCGAGGAGCTCCGCGACACCATCGGGCGGCTGCGCGAGGACGTCGGTGAGGCCCGCGCCGCCCTCGCGGGCACCCGCAGGTCCGCCGACCTCCAGTCGCACCTGATCACTCAGGTCCTCGAAAGGCGCGGGGCCGACGCCTTACTCGCCGCCGCCGCCGAATCCCTGGGCGGCGGCACCAGCCTCTGCAGCCCGCTCGGCCGGCCGCTCGCCGAGTACGGGAACCTGCGCCCCGTCGCCCCCGCCGACCTGCGCGCCGCCTGCCGCAGGGCCGCCGAAACCGGCCGACCCACCCCCGTCGCACCGGGGTACTGGACGGTCCCCCTGTACCCCGGGGAGTACAACGCCGGCTTCCTGCTGACCGACGTCGGACCCGAGGCGGACCACACGGTCGTACCGCTGCTTCCCATGGTCGCCCGTACGCTCGCGCTGCATCTGCGCATCCAGCGCAACGACTCCACCAAGGCCCAGAGCCACCAGGACTTCTTCGACGATCTGGTCGGGGCGCCGCGCTCGCCCGCCCTCCTCAGGGAGCGCGCCCTGCTGTTCTCCCTCAGCTTCCGCCGCCCGCATGTCGTGCTGGTGGCGAGCGGACCCCACGGAGCCTCGGCGCGGCTGGAGTCCTCCGGCGCCGACTACGCGAAGGAACTCGGCGGGCTGTGCAGCGTACGGGACGGCGCCGTCGTCCTGCTGCTGCCCGGCGACGACCCCGTGGCCGTGGCGCAGACCGCCGCCCCGGAACTCACCGATCGGGTGGGGCACCCGGTCACCGTGGGGGCCGCGGGCCCCGCCTCGACCGTCGACGGCATCAGCGACGCCCACCGCGAGGCCGCGCAGTGCCTGGAGACCCTTCGCGCGCTCGGCGGTGACGGTGGCACCGCCTGCGCCTCCGACCTGGGGTTTCTCGGAATGCTCCTGGCCGAGGAAAACGATGTCCCCGGCTACATCAAGACGACCATCGGCCCCGTGATCGACTACGACACCCACCGCTTCACGGATCTCATCCCCACGCTGAGGGTGTATCTGGAGTCGGGCAGGAGCCCCACCCGCGCCGCGGAGACGCTGCGCGTGCACCCCAACACCGTCTCGCGGCGGCTGGAGCGCATCGGCCAACTGCTGGGAGAGGACTGGCAGGGGCCGGAGCGGGTGCTGGACATCCAACTGGCCCTGCGGCTGTACCAGGTGCGTTCGGCGCTCTCCTCGCGCTCCGCGTCCGCCTCGCTCCCCCCGCGCCCGGCGCCCGCCTCCCGGACCGTGCTCGGATCGCAGCGCGAGTGA
- a CDS encoding class I SAM-dependent DNA methyltransferase: protein MYENDSAAEVYDLLYQDRKDYAGEAARVTGLIRERTPNASSLLDIACGTGTHLEAFAKLYDRVSGLELSEWMAARAEERLSDVTLHRGDMRSFNLGETFDAVVCMFSSIGYLETAADLEDAIAAMSRHLSADGVLAVEPWYFPDTFLDGYVSTHALRTESGDQGVARVAHSTREGKKTRMEIHYLIAHTTDGIRHRSEVDYLTLFSRAEYETAYRKAGLHVEYVETGNGSPGFFLGTRA, encoded by the coding sequence ATGTACGAGAACGACAGTGCGGCCGAGGTCTACGACCTGCTGTACCAGGACCGCAAGGACTACGCCGGCGAGGCCGCCCGGGTCACCGGCCTGATCCGGGAACGCACGCCGAACGCCTCCAGCCTGCTCGACATCGCCTGCGGCACCGGCACGCACCTGGAGGCCTTCGCCAAGCTCTACGACCGTGTGAGCGGCCTGGAGCTCTCCGAATGGATGGCGGCCCGCGCCGAGGAGCGGCTCTCCGATGTGACCCTCCACCGCGGCGACATGCGCTCGTTCAACCTCGGCGAGACGTTCGACGCCGTGGTCTGCATGTTCAGTTCGATCGGGTATCTGGAGACCGCGGCCGACCTGGAGGACGCGATCGCCGCCATGTCCCGGCACCTCTCCGCGGACGGCGTCCTGGCCGTCGAACCGTGGTACTTCCCCGACACCTTCCTGGACGGCTACGTCTCCACCCACGCCCTCAGGACGGAGTCGGGAGACCAGGGCGTCGCCCGCGTCGCCCACTCGACCAGGGAGGGCAAGAAGACCCGGATGGAAATCCACTACCTGATCGCGCACACCACCGACGGCATCCGGCACCGCAGCGAGGTGGACTACCTCACGCTGTTCTCCCGTGCGGAGTACGAGACCGCGTACCGCAAGGCCGGCCTGCACGTCGAGTACGTCGAGACGGGCAACGGCTCCCCCGGCTTTTTCCTCGGCACGCGCGCCTAG
- a CDS encoding DegT/DnrJ/EryC1/StrS family aminotransferase produces the protein MINLFQPQMGAEELAAIAGVFDDQWLGHGPRTKAFESAFADHLGVGPEHVVFLNSGTAGLFLALESLGLQPDDEVVLPSPSFLAAANAVQLTGARPVFCDVDPRTLNPALEHIEQAVTARTRAVIALHYGGYPGDIVRIAEHCRNQGITLIEDAACSVASRIDGRVVGTFGDLAMWSFDAMKVLVTGDGGMIYVKDPGAAARIRRLAYHGLTQSSGLGYARVSARWWEMDVPEPGRRVIGNDLTAAIGAVQLRRLPDFVARRKEIVALYESELRTMEGVSTPPALPEGHESTHYFYWIQLPPGVRDRVARDLLTDGIYTTFRYAPLHKVPAYGHAGRELPGVEWASERTLCLPLHPGLSDADVLTVVSSLRKALNAGAQAPA, from the coding sequence ATGATCAATCTCTTTCAACCCCAGATGGGTGCCGAGGAACTGGCGGCGATCGCCGGGGTCTTCGACGACCAATGGCTCGGTCACGGACCACGGACCAAAGCATTCGAGTCCGCGTTCGCCGACCACCTCGGGGTCGGCCCCGAGCACGTCGTCTTCCTCAACTCGGGTACGGCGGGCCTCTTCCTGGCCCTGGAATCGCTCGGACTGCAGCCCGACGACGAGGTCGTGCTCCCTTCGCCCAGCTTCCTCGCCGCAGCGAACGCCGTTCAGCTGACGGGAGCGCGCCCGGTCTTCTGCGACGTCGACCCCCGGACGCTGAACCCGGCCCTGGAGCACATCGAGCAGGCCGTCACCGCGCGCACCAGGGCCGTCATCGCACTCCACTACGGCGGATACCCCGGCGACATCGTCCGCATCGCCGAGCACTGCCGGAACCAGGGCATCACCCTGATCGAGGACGCCGCGTGTTCGGTGGCCTCCCGCATCGACGGCCGAGTGGTCGGCACCTTCGGGGACCTCGCCATGTGGAGCTTCGACGCGATGAAGGTCCTCGTCACCGGCGACGGCGGGATGATCTACGTCAAGGATCCCGGGGCGGCCGCCCGCATCCGGCGCCTCGCCTATCACGGCCTCACCCAGTCCAGCGGCCTGGGATACGCCAGGGTCTCGGCGCGCTGGTGGGAGATGGACGTCCCCGAGCCGGGCCGACGCGTCATCGGAAACGACCTCACCGCGGCCATCGGCGCGGTGCAGTTGCGGCGGCTCCCCGATTTCGTGGCCCGCCGCAAGGAGATCGTCGCCCTCTACGAAAGCGAACTGCGCACAATGGAGGGCGTGTCGACGCCGCCCGCGCTCCCGGAAGGACACGAGTCCACGCACTACTTCTACTGGATCCAGCTGCCCCCCGGCGTCCGGGACCGGGTGGCGCGCGACCTGCTCACCGACGGCATCTACACCACCTTCCGCTACGCCCCCCTGCACAAGGTGCCCGCCTACGGTCACGCCGGACGCGAACTGCCCGGCGTGGAGTGGGCGTCCGAGCGGACCCTGTGCCTGCCCCTGCACCCGGGCCTGTCGGACGCCGACGTCCTCACCGTCGTGTCCTCCTTGCGCAAAGCTCTGAACGCCGGGGCGCAGGCTCCCGCATAA
- a CDS encoding alpha/beta fold hydrolase: protein MSASVDPRDLWLRRYQPSASPAVRLVCFPHAGGSASSFLPFTRQLPDRIEVSAVQYPGRQDRRSEPLIDTIEGLAKPLADMLETRAGPPVVLFGHSMGALVAYEVARVLQQRGAAPVRLVVSGRRAPASDRPMTVHLYDDDRLVEELRTLDGTDSQVFADPELLQLVLPAIRNDYRAVGTYTHRPGAPLDCPLTVFTGADDPTVTAAEAAAWHEVAAAGAEMRTFPGGHFFPYQRTAEVCGALVDTLAPLLSTGTRGVRRVRPGDVGTVEYAGHRRTAERVLLSADTLDSPVTSLADVPRWLEAYRRAHRFHVEPIPFDRLRRWSFEPGTGDLRHETGRFFSVEGLRTSSDADPVARVQPIIVQPEVGLLGILAREFDGVLHFLMQAKPEPGNVNGLQLSPTVQATRSNFDEVHHGRSTPFLDHFIHRPGRRVLIDTIQSEQGDWFLHKRNRNMVVEIDTDIEADATFRWLTLGQIRRLMLQDDLVNMDTRSVLACLPTAHGAPDDDEDFPAALRRSFYGEAAPLHDLHAITSCLTDVRALRVLRQQSVPLDDARRDGWERTESTIRHRSGKHFEIMAVEVTAERREVASWTQPLLRPCSQGLVALITRRINGVLHALVEARSDVGTLNVAEFGPTVQCRPAESDGMSPPYLDQVLTAGADRIRYDVVQSEEGGRFYHARNRYMVVEAGPELDTGCPPGFCWATFGQLTELLAHGNYLNVELRTLVACAHASY from the coding sequence ATGTCCGCATCCGTGGACCCGCGTGACCTTTGGCTCCGCCGGTACCAGCCTTCCGCGTCGCCCGCCGTGCGGCTGGTGTGCTTCCCACACGCGGGCGGCTCGGCGAGTTCCTTCCTGCCGTTCACCCGGCAACTGCCCGACAGAATCGAGGTGTCTGCCGTCCAGTACCCCGGACGCCAGGACCGCAGGAGCGAGCCTCTGATCGACACCATCGAGGGCCTGGCCAAGCCCCTGGCCGACATGCTGGAGACACGGGCCGGGCCCCCTGTGGTGCTGTTCGGGCACAGCATGGGCGCGCTGGTCGCGTACGAGGTCGCCCGCGTGCTCCAGCAGCGGGGAGCGGCCCCGGTGCGCCTGGTGGTCTCCGGACGCCGGGCCCCCGCCTCGGACCGACCGATGACCGTGCACCTCTACGACGACGACCGGCTGGTCGAGGAACTCCGCACGCTCGACGGCACCGACAGCCAAGTGTTCGCCGATCCGGAGCTGCTCCAGCTGGTGCTGCCCGCGATCCGCAACGACTACCGGGCCGTGGGGACCTACACCCACCGTCCGGGGGCGCCCCTGGACTGCCCCCTCACCGTGTTCACCGGTGCCGACGACCCCACTGTGACCGCGGCCGAGGCGGCGGCCTGGCACGAGGTGGCGGCGGCCGGCGCCGAGATGCGGACCTTCCCCGGCGGCCACTTCTTCCCGTACCAGCGGACCGCGGAGGTGTGCGGAGCCCTGGTGGACACGCTCGCGCCGCTGCTCTCGACCGGGACGCGCGGCGTCCGGCGGGTCCGCCCCGGGGACGTCGGCACGGTCGAATACGCCGGCCACCGGCGCACCGCGGAACGGGTGCTGCTCTCCGCCGACACGCTCGACAGTCCGGTCACCTCGCTGGCGGACGTGCCCCGCTGGCTGGAGGCGTACCGCCGGGCGCACCGCTTCCACGTCGAGCCGATCCCGTTCGACCGGCTCCGGCGGTGGTCCTTCGAGCCGGGCACCGGCGACCTGCGGCACGAGACGGGTCGCTTCTTCTCCGTGGAAGGGCTGCGCACCAGCTCGGACGCCGACCCGGTCGCCCGCGTCCAGCCGATCATCGTGCAGCCCGAGGTGGGGCTGCTCGGCATCCTGGCGCGGGAGTTCGACGGGGTCCTGCACTTTCTGATGCAGGCCAAACCGGAGCCCGGCAACGTCAACGGGCTGCAGCTCTCCCCCACGGTGCAGGCCACCCGCAGCAACTTCGACGAGGTGCACCACGGCCGGTCCACCCCGTTCCTCGACCACTTCATCCACCGTCCCGGCCGACGGGTCCTGATCGACACCATCCAGTCCGAACAGGGCGACTGGTTCCTGCACAAGCGCAACCGCAACATGGTCGTCGAGATCGACACGGACATCGAGGCCGATGCCACCTTCCGCTGGCTGACCCTGGGTCAGATCCGCAGGCTGATGCTCCAGGACGACCTCGTCAACATGGACACCCGCAGCGTGCTGGCCTGTCTGCCGACCGCGCACGGCGCGCCCGACGACGACGAGGACTTCCCGGCGGCGCTCCGGCGCTCCTTCTACGGGGAGGCCGCACCGCTGCACGACCTGCACGCCATCACCAGCTGCCTCACCGACGTCCGGGCACTGCGGGTGCTGCGCCAGCAGAGCGTGCCGCTCGACGACGCCCGTCGGGACGGCTGGGAGCGGACCGAGAGCACGATCCGGCACCGCAGCGGTAAGCACTTCGAGATCATGGCGGTGGAGGTGACGGCGGAGCGGCGCGAGGTGGCGTCGTGGACCCAGCCGCTGCTCCGCCCGTGCTCCCAGGGGCTCGTGGCTCTGATCACCCGGCGGATCAACGGGGTGCTGCACGCCCTGGTGGAGGCGCGGTCGGACGTAGGCACCCTGAACGTCGCCGAGTTCGGGCCGACCGTCCAGTGCCGGCCAGCCGAATCGGACGGCATGTCGCCCCCGTACCTGGACCAGGTCCTGACGGCCGGAGCCGACCGCATCCGCTACGACGTGGTGCAGTCCGAGGAGGGCGGGCGCTTCTACCACGCGCGCAATCGCTACATGGTGGTCGAGGCGGGGCCGGAGCTCGACACGGGCTGCCCGCCCGGCTTCTGCTGGGCGACCTTCGGCCAGCTCACCGAACTGCTCGCGCACGGCAACTACCTCAACGTCGAACTCCGCACCCTCGTCGCGTGCGCACACGCCTCCTACTGA
- the rfbB gene encoding dTDP-glucose 4,6-dehydratase, with the protein MQAPHESPHRPTRFADGRQPARILVTGGAGFIGSRFVNALLDGSLPEFGKPEVRVLDALTYAGNLANLAPVGDCPRLRIFQGDICDRSAVAQAMAGVDLVVHFAAESHVDRSIDDADAFVRTNVLGTQVLLQEALAIRPGLFVHVSTDEVYGSIPVGSWPEDHPLSPNSPYAASKASSDLLALAYHRTHGLPVCVTRCSNNYGPYQYPEKIIPLFTSNLLDGRTVPLYGDGGNRRDWLHVNDHCRGIALVARGGRPGEVYNIGGGAELTNVELTERLLKLCGADWSAVRQVPDRKGHDQRYSVDYTKIATELGYAPRITIDEGLEQTVRWYRENHAWWTPVKRGR; encoded by the coding sequence ATGCAGGCGCCGCATGAGTCCCCGCACCGGCCCACCCGCTTCGCCGACGGTCGGCAGCCGGCCCGTATCCTCGTCACCGGAGGCGCCGGCTTCATCGGCTCGCGCTTCGTGAACGCCCTGCTGGACGGCTCGCTGCCGGAGTTCGGCAAGCCCGAGGTGAGGGTGCTCGACGCGCTCACCTACGCGGGCAACCTGGCCAATCTGGCCCCGGTGGGCGACTGTCCCCGGCTGCGGATCTTCCAGGGGGACATCTGCGACCGCAGCGCAGTCGCCCAGGCCATGGCGGGGGTCGATCTGGTGGTGCACTTCGCGGCCGAGTCGCACGTGGACCGGTCGATCGACGACGCCGACGCCTTCGTGCGCACCAATGTGCTGGGCACCCAGGTCCTCCTCCAGGAGGCGCTGGCCATACGCCCCGGCCTGTTCGTGCACGTTTCCACGGACGAGGTCTACGGCTCGATCCCGGTGGGGTCGTGGCCCGAGGACCACCCGCTGAGCCCCAACTCCCCCTATGCGGCCTCCAAGGCGTCCTCCGACCTGCTGGCACTGGCCTACCACCGCACGCACGGGCTGCCGGTGTGCGTCACCCGTTGTTCCAACAACTACGGGCCGTACCAGTACCCGGAAAAGATCATCCCGCTGTTCACCAGCAACCTGCTCGACGGCAGGACCGTCCCGCTGTACGGGGACGGCGGCAACCGGCGCGACTGGCTGCACGTGAACGACCACTGCCGGGGCATCGCCCTGGTGGCCCGGGGCGGTCGCCCCGGCGAGGTCTACAACATCGGCGGCGGCGCCGAGCTGACCAACGTCGAGCTCACCGAACGTCTGCTGAAGCTGTGCGGAGCCGACTGGTCGGCGGTGCGGCAGGTGCCGGACCGCAAGGGCCACGACCAGCGCTACTCCGTCGACTACACCAAGATCGCCACCGAGTTGGGATACGCGCCGCGGATCACCATCGACGAGGGACTGGAGCAGACCGTGCGCTGGTACCGGGAGAACCACGCGTGGTGGACGCCTGTGAAGAGGGGACGATGA
- the rfbA gene encoding glucose-1-phosphate thymidylyltransferase RfbA encodes MKGIILAGGGGTRLRPLTGTLSKQLLPVYDKPMIYYPLSVLMLGGIREILVISSTQHIELFQQLLGDGSRLGLDITYAEQPEPQGIAQALTIGTDHIGDSPVALILGDNIFHGPGFSSVLRGSIRHLDGCVLFGYPVSDPQRYGVGEIDDQGMLLSLEEKPARPRSNLAVTGLYLYDNDVVDIAKNIRPSARGELEITDVNQVYLEQKRARLIELGHGFAWLDMGTHDSLLQGGQYVQLLEQRQGVRIACIEEIALRMGFIDADTLYWLGRELGTSGYGAYLMEVATHAGAA; translated from the coding sequence ATGAAAGGGATCATCCTCGCGGGCGGCGGAGGCACCCGCCTGCGCCCCTTGACCGGCACGCTGTCCAAGCAACTGCTGCCCGTCTACGACAAGCCGATGATCTACTACCCGCTGTCCGTCCTGATGCTGGGCGGCATCCGCGAGATCCTCGTCATCTCCTCCACCCAGCACATCGAACTCTTCCAGCAACTGCTGGGCGACGGCTCCCGGCTCGGCCTGGACATCACCTACGCCGAACAGCCCGAGCCCCAGGGCATAGCCCAGGCCCTCACCATCGGCACCGACCACATCGGTGACTCCCCGGTCGCGCTCATCCTGGGCGACAACATCTTCCACGGCCCCGGCTTCTCCTCCGTACTCCGGGGCAGCATCCGCCACCTCGACGGCTGTGTACTGTTCGGCTACCCGGTCAGCGACCCGCAGCGCTACGGCGTCGGCGAGATCGACGACCAGGGCATGCTGCTGTCCCTGGAGGAGAAACCCGCCCGGCCCCGCTCCAACCTCGCCGTCACCGGCCTCTACCTCTACGACAACGACGTCGTCGACATCGCCAAGAACATCCGGCCCTCCGCACGCGGCGAACTCGAAATCACCGACGTCAACCAGGTCTACCTGGAGCAGAAACGCGCCCGGCTGATCGAACTGGGCCACGGCTTCGCCTGGCTCGACATGGGCACCCACGACTCCCTCCTCCAGGGCGGCCAGTACGTCCAACTCCTCGAACAACGCCAGGGAGTACGGATCGCCTGCATCGAGGAGATCGCCCTGCGCATGGGCTTCATCGACGCCGACACCCTCTACTGGCTCGGCCGCGAGCTGGGCACCTCCGGATACGGCGCCTACCTGATGGAGGTGGCCACCCATGCAGGCGCCGCATGA